In Candidatus Sulfurimonas marisnigri, a single genomic region encodes these proteins:
- a CDS encoding methyltransferase has product MKISSEFSKHALDYNTYNVIQNRVIEKLLSTVMHKPKNILDLGCGSGSLCKAIDWDYEHFTGVDFAPGMLELHPKSKKIESVYGDFNDETLFDNLLTYKYDYVFSASALQWANNLESVFASIKQLNAPVALAIFTSNTFRTLNETASISSLLISADEVNKLQKKYFNVEFEIVSYKMEFESTRDMFKYIKKSGVSGARKILSYRESKKLLNGYPLNYLEFEVAFIYTK; this is encoded by the coding sequence ATGAAAATAAGCTCAGAGTTTTCAAAACATGCCTTGGATTACAATACTTATAACGTAATACAAAATAGAGTTATAGAAAAATTACTAAGCACAGTAATGCATAAACCAAAAAATATTTTAGATCTTGGTTGTGGAAGCGGGAGTTTATGCAAAGCCATAGATTGGGATTACGAGCACTTCACTGGAGTTGATTTCGCTCCTGGGATGTTAGAACTTCACCCTAAGTCTAAAAAGATAGAGTCTGTTTATGGTGACTTTAATGATGAGACACTCTTTGATAATCTGCTAACATATAAATACGATTATGTATTTTCAGCTTCGGCACTTCAGTGGGCTAATAATTTGGAGAGTGTATTTGCAAGTATTAAGCAACTCAATGCCCCTGTTGCCTTGGCTATCTTTACATCAAACACATTTAGAACCCTAAATGAGACAGCATCTATAAGCTCACTACTAATAAGTGCTGATGAGGTAAATAAACTTCAGAAAAAATACTTCAATGTAGAATTTGAAATTGTAAGCTATAAGATGGAGTTTGAATCTACAAGGGATATGTTTAAATATATAAAAAAAAGTGGTGTGAGCGGAGCTAGAAAAATACTCTCATATAGAGAAAGCAAAAAGCTTCTTAATGGGTACCCACTCAACTACTTGGAGTTTGAAGTAGCTTTCATTTATACTAAATAG
- a CDS encoding metal ABC transporter permease, with translation MLEIFEYEFMQRAFLAGIIIAILASVSGTFIVLRRYSMISETLAHSALVGVAVGLVAGLNPLWMAVVFAILSAWLIEYLRSSFALYSDAVLAILLSGSLAVAVIIVSLGGAFNNSLFSYLFGSILSVSSEDVVTIAIFGTISLSTLLFFSKELYFIAYDEEVAKTSGIKVKLLNFLLVSVVAVIIALSIRVVGSLLIGALMVIPTVSALQFKVGFLKTVIISLLIAIVSVTVGMILSFYFSIPSGATIVLCVITIFITSLIVNRR, from the coding sequence ATGTTAGAAATATTTGAATATGAATTTATGCAAAGAGCTTTTTTAGCAGGTATTATTATTGCCATACTTGCTTCTGTAAGTGGGACCTTTATTGTGCTTCGTCGCTATTCTATGATTAGTGAAACACTTGCACATTCGGCTTTAGTCGGCGTTGCAGTAGGCCTTGTAGCCGGACTTAACCCTCTTTGGATGGCTGTTGTTTTTGCGATTTTGTCTGCTTGGCTTATTGAGTATTTAAGAAGCTCTTTTGCTCTTTACTCAGATGCGGTATTGGCTATTTTGCTCTCTGGTTCATTGGCAGTAGCAGTCATAATTGTTTCACTCGGAGGTGCTTTTAACAACTCACTGTTCTCATATCTTTTCGGCTCTATTCTCTCAGTAAGCAGTGAAGATGTTGTGACCATAGCCATCTTTGGAACTATATCATTGAGTACTTTATTGTTTTTTTCAAAAGAGTTATATTTTATAGCTTATGATGAAGAGGTGGCAAAAACAAGCGGCATCAAAGTGAAACTGCTAAATTTTTTATTGGTAAGCGTGGTTGCTGTCATTATTGCACTCTCCATCAGAGTGGTAGGAAGTTTACTCATAGGTGCGCTTATGGTTATCCCAACAGTGTCTGCTCTGCAATTTAAAGTTGGCTTCTTAAAAACAGTGATAATTTCTCTTCTTATTGCTATTGTTAGCGTTACTGTCGGAATGATTCTCTCCTTTTATTTTTCTATTCCATCTGGTGCGACTATAGTTCTGTGTGTAATTACTATTTTTATAACATCTTTAATAGTAAATAGAAGATGA
- a CDS encoding metal ABC transporter ATP-binding protein: MKFKVPIFDIKNLSFSVKGQSILSNISLEIFSGEYIAIIGPNGGGKTTLIRMLLGLEKQTDGEIKIFGKKLKDFKAWHKIGYVPQRASHVDSSFPATVLDIVKMGRTSQRGFFSSYSELDKQLVNDAMSKMDVLNLKDKMIGTLSGGQRQRVMIARALSSKPDILILDEPNTGVDMLSQKRFYTLLRELNNEGITIVFITHDIGVIADDIARLFTINQKATICNNPKQVLSCQEMSELYGIDAHLIHMHKHEH; encoded by the coding sequence ATGAAATTTAAAGTTCCTATTTTTGACATTAAAAATTTAAGCTTCAGTGTTAAGGGTCAGAGTATTCTCTCAAACATATCATTGGAAATTTTCAGTGGAGAATATATTGCTATAATCGGACCAAACGGTGGTGGTAAAACCACTTTAATACGTATGCTTTTAGGTCTTGAGAAACAAACAGACGGCGAGATAAAAATATTTGGCAAAAAGCTCAAAGATTTTAAAGCTTGGCATAAAATAGGCTATGTTCCTCAGCGCGCTTCACATGTAGACTCCTCTTTTCCTGCAACAGTTTTAGATATTGTAAAGATGGGAAGAACTTCTCAAAGAGGTTTTTTCTCATCATATAGTGAGCTGGATAAACAACTAGTGAATGATGCAATGTCTAAAATGGATGTTCTCAATTTGAAAGACAAGATGATAGGAACTCTCTCAGGAGGTCAAAGGCAAAGAGTTATGATTGCCCGTGCCCTTTCTTCTAAACCAGACATTTTGATACTAGATGAGCCAAATACAGGTGTTGATATGCTCTCACAAAAGCGTTTTTATACCCTTTTAAGAGAACTAAACAATGAAGGGATTACTATCGTTTTTATAACACATGACATTGGTGTGATAGCCGATGACATAGCAAGGCTGTTTACTATAAATCAAAAAGCTACAATCTGCAATAATCCAAAGCAGGTACTTAGCTGCCAAGAGATGAGTGAGCTTTACGGTATAGATGCTCACCTAATTCACATGCACAAGCACGAGCATTAA
- a CDS encoding metal ABC transporter substrate-binding protein → MNFKNTIFIAVIILFLFQLVVMKQDAQIKEAADRPTIALSTFSLYDIAKNILGDTAEPFMILPLGVDAHSYEPSPKEVIKLYKSDLVVYSGAGLEPWIDGFDFKNRAIDMSLHVNLKNLTHEYDEDNQNHTKVDPHYWLDIQNMIKATELITKEFTVLFPANKELYNKNRDNYVEMLITLHKDYKEKLSTCKLSTIIVNHNAFSYLSSSYGFNVKAISGLSPDAQPSAKSMLNLIEHVKEHNVSTIFFESFASDKAIKSIANEAKVSVDALQPLGNITANEAEQNLSYEDIMRSNLEKISKALVCK, encoded by the coding sequence ATGAATTTTAAAAACACTATTTTTATTGCTGTTATTATACTTTTTCTTTTTCAATTAGTAGTAATGAAGCAAGACGCACAAATAAAAGAAGCCGCTGATAGACCAACTATTGCACTTAGCACATTTTCTCTGTACGATATAGCAAAAAATATTCTAGGTGATACAGCAGAACCTTTTATGATTTTACCTTTGGGTGTTGATGCTCACAGCTATGAACCTTCACCAAAAGAGGTCATAAAGCTTTATAAAAGTGACTTGGTAGTTTATAGTGGAGCAGGCTTAGAACCTTGGATAGACGGTTTTGATTTTAAAAACAGAGCTATTGATATGAGTTTACATGTAAATTTGAAGAACTTAACACATGAGTATGATGAAGATAATCAAAACCATACTAAAGTTGACCCTCATTATTGGCTGGATATACAAAATATGATAAAAGCTACAGAGTTGATTACCAAAGAGTTTACAGTACTGTTTCCAGCGAATAAAGAGCTTTACAATAAAAATAGAGATAACTATGTTGAGATGTTAATAACTCTTCACAAAGATTACAAAGAAAAACTCTCTACATGTAAGCTTTCAACTATAATAGTAAATCATAACGCTTTTTCTTATCTGTCAAGCAGTTACGGCTTTAACGTAAAAGCAATTAGCGGTCTTTCCCCAGATGCACAGCCAAGTGCAAAAAGTATGCTAAACTTGATTGAACATGTGAAAGAACACAATGTTTCAACTATATTTTTTGAGAGTTTTGCAAGTGATAAAGCTATTAAAAGCATAGCTAACGAAGCAAAGGTAAGTGTTGATGCTCTTCAGCCTCTGGGAAATATTACAGCAAATGAAGCAGAGCAGAACCTTAGTTATGAAGATATTATGAGAAGTAATTTAGAAAAAATTTCAAAGGCTCTTGTTTGCAAATGA
- the secG gene encoding preprotein translocase subunit SecG, giving the protein MTTSFLLIVQIILVVILVIAVLLQKSSSIGLGAYSGSNESVFGAKGPASFLAKMTFLIGFLFVANTITLGYMYSSAKEESVVDNMVESTNVVAPTATTTPMAPTPAVK; this is encoded by the coding sequence ATGACAACCAGTTTTCTACTTATTGTTCAAATCATTTTAGTAGTAATACTAGTGATAGCAGTACTATTACAAAAAAGTTCTAGCATAGGTCTTGGTGCCTACAGCGGCTCAAATGAGTCTGTTTTTGGAGCAAAGGGTCCAGCTAGCTTTTTAGCAAAAATGACATTCCTTATAGGCTTTTTATTTGTTGCAAATACAATAACCTTGGGTTACATGTACTCATCAGCTAAAGAAGAGTCTGTTGTAGATAACATGGTTGAGTCTACAAATGTAGTAGCTCCAACTGCAACTACTACCCCTATGGCACCTACACCTGCTGTAAAATAA
- the frr gene encoding ribosome recycling factor yields MLNEIFDKCEAKMKSSIEHMQRDFKTLRTGKVTTSVLDNVKIDYYGTLTSLDQVGSIIVADATTVVVNPWEKNLLPDIESAISKANVGATPNNDGEQIKLFFPAMTVDQRKESVKQMKVMGENAKVSVRNDRKNSNDQIKKLEKDKEVTADESKSAQDNIQKITDKYSAMIETILKDKEVEILKV; encoded by the coding sequence ATGCTAAACGAAATATTTGACAAGTGTGAAGCAAAGATGAAATCAAGCATAGAACATATGCAAAGAGATTTTAAAACGCTTAGAACAGGAAAAGTTACAACATCAGTTTTAGATAATGTAAAGATTGATTATTACGGAACTTTAACTTCATTAGACCAAGTAGGTTCAATCATAGTAGCAGACGCTACGACTGTAGTTGTAAACCCGTGGGAAAAAAATCTTCTGCCTGATATTGAATCAGCAATATCAAAAGCGAATGTTGGAGCAACTCCAAACAATGATGGTGAGCAGATCAAACTGTTTTTTCCAGCTATGACAGTTGATCAGAGAAAAGAGTCTGTAAAACAGATGAAAGTAATGGGTGAAAATGCAAAAGTATCTGTTAGAAATGACAGAAAAAATTCAAATGACCAAATTAAAAAACTTGAAAAAGACAAAGAAGTAACTGCTGATGAGTCTAAATCTGCGCAAGATAATATACAAAAAATAACTGATAAATATTCTGCAATGATTGAAACAATATTAAAAGACAAAGAAGTTGAGATACTAAAGGTTTAA
- the pyrE gene encoding orotate phosphoribosyltransferase, which yields MNVKKIYMDADALLEGHFKLSSGNHSQFYLQSAKVLEDPKTAKLLADALALQIRESGLEIDTVCAPALGGLIAGFALAQALDVRFIFAERVDGVMNIRRGFEVSKGERILMCEDIITTGGSAMEAAAVVKELGGEIVGTASLANRGFCKREHSDVKTQPNCKLPQNIPFFALADFTFEMYTPDDCPLCKDGSEAIKPGSRGN from the coding sequence ATGAACGTTAAAAAAATATATATGGATGCAGATGCTCTTTTAGAGGGGCATTTTAAACTAAGCAGTGGCAACCACTCACAGTTTTACCTGCAATCTGCAAAAGTTTTAGAAGATCCAAAAACGGCAAAACTTCTTGCTGATGCGTTAGCACTACAAATTAGAGAGAGTGGACTTGAGATAGACACAGTTTGTGCTCCTGCTCTTGGTGGGCTAATTGCAGGTTTTGCTCTTGCTCAAGCTCTTGATGTTCGTTTTATATTTGCTGAGAGAGTTGATGGTGTGATGAATATTCGCCGTGGCTTTGAAGTGAGCAAAGGTGAGAGAATTTTAATGTGTGAAGACATCATTACAACCGGTGGTTCTGCTATGGAAGCTGCCGCTGTTGTCAAAGAACTTGGTGGAGAGATAGTTGGTACTGCCTCATTAGCAAATCGCGGTTTTTGTAAACGTGAGCATAGTGATGTTAAAACTCAGCCAAACTGTAAACTTCCTCAGAATATTCCATTTTTTGCACTTGCTGATTTTACATTTGAGATGTATACACCAGATGATTGTCCACTCTGCAAAGATGGAAGCGAAGCTATAAAACCCGGCTCTAGAGGTAACTAA
- a CDS encoding glycoside hydrolase family 3 N-terminal domain-containing protein, with translation MKLIKLLLTLVLALQTLSASQTTNDDTKLKKMIGRMLLIGFPNEDINENSEIVRQIKSYELGGVILFDRFYSDRSKTKNISSPKQLQRLTSKLKSFSTKPLLISVDQEGGKVARLKPAYGFSQTASAKQISALHVEEAKAIYKAQAQMLKKSGINCDFAPVVDLAVNPKNMVIYGLERSYGSDSKEVVKYAKIFMDSLKNENIFSVLKHFPGHGSSLGDSHKGFVNISNTWSEIELEPYKELIKSNDISMIMTAHVFNSQLDAKYPATLSYKVNTQLLREKLGYRGVLISDDLQMKAVSKHYSLKEIVALAINSGVDILLFGNQLATQDVDELIEVILSQVKSGAISQKRISESNKRIEELHKKRKKL, from the coding sequence TTGAAATTAATCAAACTACTTTTAACTCTTGTACTTGCTCTTCAAACTCTAAGTGCAAGCCAGACAACAAATGATGATACAAAACTCAAAAAGATGATAGGAAGAATGCTTCTTATCGGATTCCCAAATGAAGATATAAATGAAAACAGTGAGATAGTAAGACAAATCAAGAGCTATGAACTTGGTGGTGTCATCCTTTTTGACCGTTTTTACAGCGACAGAAGTAAAACAAAAAACATAAGCTCACCTAAACAACTTCAACGCTTAACCTCAAAACTAAAATCTTTTTCAACTAAACCTCTTTTAATCTCTGTAGACCAGGAGGGTGGAAAAGTTGCACGTCTAAAACCAGCTTATGGCTTCAGCCAAACAGCCTCCGCAAAGCAAATTTCTGCTCTACATGTAGAAGAGGCAAAAGCAATATATAAAGCTCAGGCTCAAATGCTTAAAAAGAGTGGAATCAACTGTGATTTTGCACCTGTTGTTGACTTGGCAGTAAATCCTAAGAATATGGTTATTTACGGACTTGAACGCTCTTATGGAAGTGATTCTAAAGAGGTAGTAAAATACGCGAAAATATTTATGGATTCACTTAAAAATGAGAATATTTTCAGTGTTTTAAAACATTTCCCTGGTCATGGTTCATCTCTTGGGGATTCACATAAAGGGTTTGTAAATATATCTAACACATGGAGCGAAATCGAGTTAGAACCTTACAAAGAGCTGATAAAATCAAATGATATTTCTATGATAATGACAGCACATGTCTTTAATTCACAGCTTGACGCTAAATATCCTGCAACACTCTCATACAAGGTAAACACACAGCTTTTAAGAGAGAAGCTTGGCTATAGAGGTGTTTTAATCAGCGATGATTTGCAGATGAAAGCAGTCTCAAAACACTATTCATTAAAAGAGATAGTAGCTTTAGCCATTAACTCAGGAGTTGACATCTTGCTTTTTGGAAACCAGCTTGCTACTCAAGATGTTGATGAACTGATAGAAGTTATTTTATCTCAAGTAAAAAGCGGTGCAATCTCACAAAAAAGAATTTCAGAGTCGAACAAGAGAATTGAAGAGCTTCACAAAAAAAGAAAAAAACTATAA
- a CDS encoding sodium:solute symporter yields MQSAFSILDWLVFGSYFLLLAVTSIILSRTKITSSREYFLSPTAMPMFAVAISVLATSQSAATFLGVPEFAYAHDFTFIGFYFSALLAVIFVAFVLIPKYYEMKAVTVYELLQIRYGESAKKHAGVMFLIGRVLASGARLYIGALAISMILFGDIIFLHVAISILVLMFGALAYTYFGGVRSVILSDIIQAVTYVGAGVAVLVFLYYSLENIEIFATLKEHSKLNFLDTSIDGKFSLIGLLSGWLLLNIAAFGLDQDMTQRVLTCKNKNEAAKSLIVSIVLTIPIVLLFLSIGALLFLFYLQSDVTQNFEGEKITIFMYYILNEMPEGLRGLVTVGAIAAALSSTNSVLGAMASVAVEDLYKPWKLKQGKIDKYHFVKASRVAVLLFALLLSIMAMVSYFWQHYSDLSLISFALGVMAFAYTGLLGVYFSAIFTSRGNEKTVLWALVGGFITVLALQPYTFGVSIGFSWQIVIGTLVSFIIMQSAKR; encoded by the coding sequence ATGCAAAGTGCCTTCTCAATCCTTGACTGGCTGGTATTTGGCTCATACTTTTTACTTCTTGCCGTCACTTCCATAATTTTAAGCCGTACAAAAATAACCTCTTCGCGAGAGTACTTTTTAAGTCCCACTGCAATGCCAATGTTTGCTGTTGCCATCTCAGTTCTTGCGACCTCACAATCCGCTGCTACATTTTTAGGCGTTCCTGAATTCGCTTATGCTCATGACTTCACATTTATAGGCTTTTACTTCTCTGCACTGCTCGCTGTTATTTTTGTAGCATTTGTTTTGATTCCCAAATATTATGAGATGAAAGCAGTGACTGTTTATGAACTACTGCAAATACGTTACGGAGAGAGTGCAAAAAAACATGCTGGAGTAATGTTTCTAATTGGTCGAGTATTGGCGAGCGGAGCAAGACTTTACATCGGTGCACTCGCTATCTCCATGATTCTATTTGGTGACATCATTTTCTTACATGTAGCCATTTCTATTTTAGTTTTAATGTTTGGAGCACTCGCATACACCTACTTCGGCGGTGTACGCTCTGTAATACTTAGTGATATTATCCAAGCCGTTACTTACGTCGGTGCCGGTGTGGCGGTTTTAGTGTTTCTTTACTATTCGCTGGAAAACATAGAGATATTCGCAACACTAAAAGAGCACAGTAAACTAAACTTTTTGGATACAAGCATTGATGGAAAGTTTAGTCTTATAGGACTTTTAAGCGGTTGGTTATTACTCAACATTGCGGCATTCGGACTTGACCAGGATATGACCCAAAGAGTTCTTACATGTAAGAATAAAAACGAGGCTGCGAAATCTCTTATTGTCTCTATAGTTTTAACTATACCTATTGTTCTTCTTTTTTTAAGTATCGGCGCACTTCTCTTTCTTTTTTACCTGCAAAGCGATGTTACGCAGAATTTTGAGGGTGAGAAAATCACCATTTTTATGTACTATATTTTAAATGAGATGCCTGAGGGTCTGCGAGGATTGGTTACTGTTGGAGCAATTGCTGCAGCACTCTCAAGCACTAACTCAGTTCTAGGGGCTATGGCTTCAGTTGCAGTTGAGGATCTATATAAGCCGTGGAAGTTAAAGCAGGGCAAAATAGATAAGTACCATTTTGTTAAGGCATCCAGAGTTGCGGTACTCCTCTTCGCTTTGCTACTCTCTATAATGGCAATGGTTAGTTACTTCTGGCAACACTACAGCGACCTATCTCTAATTAGCTTCGCACTCGGTGTTATGGCGTTTGCATACACTGGACTTTTAGGTGTCTACTTCTCGGCAATCTTTACCTCCCGCGGAAATGAGAAAACTGTTCTTTGGGCACTTGTTGGCGGATTTATTACCGTATTGGCACTTCAGCCATACACTTTTGGAGTCAGCATCGGCTTCTCGTGGCAGATAGTTATTGGGACTTTGGTTTCGTTTATCATCATGCAGAGTGCAAAGAGATAA
- a CDS encoding anhydro-N-acetylmuramic acid kinase produces MGELYIGVMSGTSLDGVDVVLCKIDSQSCELVFSCEYPFDDDLKEDILSAISTTTTLKAIGEIDTRLGKLYANHISAFMNHYKINQKDVRAIGLHGQTLWHEPNSEYPFSMQLGNASVITAQTGVSVVSDFRQKDIALGGQGAPFAPVFHQEIFSNLNSKTAVLNIGGMANISILGEKLIGYDTGCGNVLLDYWIFKNHNKVYDKDGEWAESGHVSAELLDSMLSEPYFKKEAPKSCGRELFNAKWLEKHLENFSHVITEDVQATLLELTAVTIANEVKKTSTELLIVCGGGARNGALMKKLHVELKEINVTLSDKHGVSSEFMEAMAFAWLAYKRIHKEEVALSSVTGASRDSILGCIYE; encoded by the coding sequence ATGGGTGAATTATATATTGGTGTAATGTCAGGAACATCTCTTGACGGTGTTGATGTAGTTTTATGTAAAATAGACTCTCAATCTTGTGAACTTGTATTTTCGTGCGAATACCCCTTTGATGATGATTTAAAAGAGGATATTTTAAGTGCTATTAGCACAACCACCACTTTAAAAGCCATAGGTGAGATTGACACCCGTTTGGGCAAACTTTATGCCAACCACATTTCTGCCTTTATGAATCACTATAAAATCAACCAAAAAGATGTCAGAGCTATTGGTCTTCACGGTCAAACGCTTTGGCATGAGCCAAATAGCGAGTATCCTTTTTCTATGCAGCTTGGAAATGCCAGCGTTATAACAGCACAAACAGGTGTTAGTGTTGTTAGTGATTTTAGACAAAAAGATATAGCACTCGGCGGTCAAGGCGCACCTTTTGCACCTGTCTTTCACCAAGAGATATTTTCCAATCTAAACAGCAAAACTGCCGTTTTAAACATTGGAGGGATGGCAAATATAAGCATCTTAGGTGAGAAGCTTATAGGGTATGACACTGGGTGCGGAAATGTTCTTTTGGACTACTGGATTTTTAAAAACCACAATAAAGTTTATGACAAAGACGGAGAGTGGGCAGAGTCCGGACATGTAAGCGCGGAACTCCTTGACTCAATGCTAAGTGAGCCGTACTTCAAAAAAGAGGCTCCTAAAAGCTGTGGTCGTGAACTATTTAATGCAAAGTGGCTTGAGAAACATTTAGAAAATTTCTCACATGTGATTACCGAAGATGTTCAAGCAACACTTTTGGAGCTAACTGCAGTGACTATAGCAAACGAGGTGAAAAAAACCTCAACAGAGCTACTTATAGTTTGTGGAGGAGGTGCGAGAAACGGTGCACTTATGAAAAAGCTACATGTAGAACTAAAAGAGATTAATGTAACACTAAGTGATAAACATGGTGTTAGTAGTGAGTTTATGGAAGCGATGGCGTTTGCGTGGCTTGCTTACAAACGTATTCACAAAGAAGAAGTTGCACTCTCATCGGTTACCGGTGCTTCAAGAGACTCTATTTTGGGGTGTATATATGAATAA
- a CDS encoding aminoglycoside phosphotransferase family protein: protein MNNIKKWLSTTKYKNHKLEIASADASFRKYYRLSKDGESVLLMDSSLEKESLKPFLDVTQRLLHVEVNAPKILEKNLEDGYLIIKDFSNTHYLNVLNQENFKTLYSDAIDTIITMQKADTSGLPIYDKAFLHAEMDLMQDWYLQKLLHVELDAPQKELIKTTLDAISDVVLEQPQEMFVHRDFHSRNIMITDDKKIGVIDYQDAMSGAVTYDLVSLLKDCYIAYGREEIERLALKFRDKKNLHIDDETFIKWFDFMGLQRHIKVLGIFSRLYLRDTKDGYLKDIPLTLKYVIETAGRYSQTKELAEFLKGVS from the coding sequence ATGAATAACATAAAAAAGTGGCTCTCTACTACAAAATACAAAAATCATAAGCTTGAGATTGCTTCTGCAGATGCAAGTTTTAGAAAATACTACAGACTTAGTAAAGATGGAGAGAGTGTACTTTTAATGGATTCATCACTTGAAAAAGAGTCCTTAAAACCTTTTTTAGATGTAACCCAGAGACTTCTACATGTAGAGGTTAACGCACCAAAGATTTTAGAGAAAAATTTGGAGGATGGTTATTTAATAATTAAAGATTTTTCAAACACACATTATCTCAATGTGCTTAACCAAGAGAACTTCAAAACTCTTTACTCAGATGCCATTGACACCATTATAACAATGCAAAAAGCAGATACTTCCGGGCTGCCGATTTACGACAAAGCTTTTCTACATGCAGAGATGGATTTGATGCAAGATTGGTACTTACAAAAACTTCTACATGTAGAGTTGGACGCACCTCAAAAAGAGCTTATAAAAACCACTCTGGATGCTATTTCAGACGTTGTGCTTGAACAGCCTCAAGAGATGTTTGTACACCGCGATTTTCACTCAAGAAATATAATGATTACAGATGATAAAAAAATCGGAGTGATTGACTATCAGGATGCTATGAGCGGCGCTGTTACCTACGACTTGGTCTCACTTTTAAAAGATTGCTACATAGCCTATGGGAGAGAAGAGATAGAGAGATTAGCACTAAAGTTTCGAGATAAAAAAAATCTGCACATAGATGATGAAACATTTATAAAATGGTTTGATTTTATGGGTCTGCAAAGACATATAAAAGTGTTAGGAATATTTTCGCGCCTATACCTTCGTGATACCAAAGACGGCTACCTAAAAGATATTCCACTTACACTAAAATATGTTATAGAGACGGCAGGCAGATACAGCCAAACCAAAGAGTTGGCAGAGTTTTTAAAAGGTGTTTCATGA
- the murU gene encoding N-acetylmuramate alpha-1-phosphate uridylyltransferase MurU, whose product MKAMILAAGRGERMRPLTDHIPKPLLEIHGKPLIIWHIEKLASLEFNEIIINIAHLGYKIPMALGDGSKWGVKLIYSNEQKEGALESAGGIIKALPLLGEGTFLVVNGDIWCDYEFDSSFDLGDDLAHLILVPNPKHNQNGDFTLDNRRVFNDGENKLTFSGIGYYSPKLFIGLTSEKKALAPILRMAIEKDRVSGSLHKSRWYDIGTPQRLNNINNDI is encoded by the coding sequence ATGAAAGCAATGATTTTAGCGGCTGGACGCGGTGAGAGGATGAGACCGCTTACCGACCATATTCCCAAGCCACTGCTTGAGATTCACGGCAAGCCACTTATTATCTGGCATATAGAAAAACTCGCCTCTTTGGAGTTTAACGAAATCATAATAAATATCGCTCACTTAGGTTATAAGATACCGATGGCTCTGGGTGACGGCTCCAAATGGGGTGTTAAACTAATATATTCTAATGAGCAAAAAGAGGGAGCACTAGAGAGTGCAGGCGGTATTATAAAAGCCCTTCCACTACTTGGAGAAGGTACTTTTTTGGTAGTAAATGGAGATATCTGGTGTGATTATGAGTTTGATTCCAGTTTTGATTTGGGAGATGATTTAGCTCATCTGATTTTAGTTCCAAACCCAAAACATAATCAAAATGGTGATTTTACCTTAGACAATAGAAGAGTTTTCAACGATGGTGAAAATAAGCTTACTTTCTCTGGAATTGGCTACTATAGCCCGAAACTTTTTATTGGTTTGACAAGTGAAAAAAAGGCCTTAGCCCCCATACTGCGTATGGCTATTGAAAAAGATAGAGTTAGCGGTTCCCTGCACAAAAGCAGATGGTATGATATTGGAACGCCGCAAAGACTTAATAACATAAACAACGATATTTAA